The following nucleotide sequence is from Streptomyces sp. HUAS CB01.
GCTCGGGGAGGACCAGGGCTCGGTTCAGCGGCAGGAATCGTCCGGACCATCGATCCGCTCAAGACGAACATGCCCGAAGCCGGGACCTTGGCTTCGCGGCGCTCCAGCAGTTCGGGAATCCGGTGCCGCTGCTCGTGCACCACGATTCTGCACCGTTGGTCCTGCCGCTGTCGGTGATCCCGGCCGTCAGGCACGAGGACGCCGAGTTCCGGCTCCACGGCGCCAACGGCCTGATCTGCGCGGCACACATCGCGCTGCGCGCCGCGGAGTGGCGACGGACAGGGACCACCGGGCCGCGGGCGACGGCGCAGGACGTGGCCCGAAGCCCCGTGTTGCGGGCTACCACCGTTGCCCCGGCAGCGGCAGGCCCGTCCCTCGTCCCGAAGGTCGGGCCGTCCGGTCACCACTTGTGGGCGACGTCCACGATCAGTTTCCCGTCGGTCTGGAGCACCCGGAACGGCAGCCTGGCCCGGACGCCGAGCCCGACCTGGGTCTGGCCTTCGAAGCTCGCCCCGAACTTCGTGTCCTTGAACGTCCTGAAGCCGGAGAGGTCCACACCTGGCAGCGGCTTCCCTGCCCGCCCCGCGTACACCTGGCGCATCGTCTCGGGGTCGTAGCTGGGTGCGGAGACGAAGATCTGGAGTATGGCGCCCCCGCCCACGGGTATCGGGTCACCGGATCCGTCCTGGTGGAAGGCGTCGACATAGCCGACGTGGTGGCCCAGCGGGCCCTTCGCTCCGCTGACGTCGAAGACCATGCGGTCGAAGCAGGTGTGCTGCCCCACCCTGATGTCCGTCAGAGGTTCGGCGTTCCCGTGTGCCGCCGACTTGACGCCGCTGCCCCAGGCGGTCGAGCAGGCGTCGGCGGGGGCTGTCGCCGCGGTGGAGTGCGGGGCCGCTGCCGCCTGACCTGCCGAGGCCGCCAGGCCCGCTCCCGCGAGCAGAAGCGCCGCGACCAGTGCCCATGAACGTCGCATGTTCACTCCTCAGAATCGTTGGTGACGTGCGTGTGCGCGCAGTGAGACGGATGAGCAGCGCGCAGGTTGCTCCGCTCCCGGCTTTCAGCCGGCACACGGTCCGAAAATCCCCTGAGGGGCCCGAGGGACGGTGAACCACACCCCGCCCTCAGGGCGTTGCGCGTACCGGACGGCTCGGCGGAGCCGGGAGCCGCGGCGAGAGCGCCGGATGGCGAGCCGCGCACCGGCGAAAGGAGCGCGGCTCGTCCCCTCCTGCCGGCGTCAGCGGTACGTGTAGAACCGCGTGTGGTCGAGCATGTCCTGCGGTGTGACGTCGTTCCACGGTTTCATCGTGTCCCGCAGGGCGACGACATTGCGGGTGGACGAGACGGGGGCGTACGCGGACGCGGGATGGAGACGCTGCCAGTCGGCCCACAACTTGTCGATGAAACAGTGGTGGAGCCAGAACACCGGGTCGTTCGGCGACGCCCCTGTCGTCATCTGGCCTCCGACCCACACGTGCACCCGGTTGTGAAGGTTCGGTCCCTGCCAGCCCTCGACGCTGTTGCGGAAGCCGCCGGACCTGCTGTTCCACGGAGCAACGTCGTACGTGGGATCGGCCAGGACGGCGTCCACCTCGGCCCGGGTGGGCAGTTCACGGACGCCCACGCCGAGGGCGCGCCGCAGGAAGGTCCGGCCGTCGACCCGTATGTTCATGGGCCAGTTGCCCCCGGCGAAGGCGAACGGGCCCGTGGTGACCCGGCCGTCCCCGGTGCGGCCGTCCCCTCCCAGGAAGTTGTCCGCCCACAGGGAGCTGCGCGGTGTGCGGTCGACGGTCCAGTCCCAGTACGGGAGCGTGACGGTGGGACTGACGCTCTGCAGCGCCTGCTCGAACTGCAGCAGGAACCTGCGGTGCCAGGGGAGGAACGACGGTGAACGGTGTCCCGTGCGCTCGCCGGTGTCCGTGTCGCTGAGGATGAACGCGTTGTGGGTGGTGATGAACTCGTCGTAACGGCCCTGGCGCTTGAGTTCGAGGACTGCGTCGACGAAGTTCCTCCGCTCGGTGGCGGACAGGTCTGCCTGGTTCCTTCGGTCTGCCATGGCGATCCTTTTGTGGGGGGTTCGAAGGCGATGTCAGACGGTGACCGGCACCAGGGACGCGCCGTGCAGTTCGCGGACCGCGGCGCGGGCGGCGTCCCGCGGCGTGCGGTACTTCTCGTAGTGGTTGACGACGCTGATCCACGTTCCGTCGGCGTTCTGCATGACGTGCAGATCGTCGTCGTCCACGCGGACGACGAACGCGACGGGGTCTCCCGGCTCGCCGGCGGGCCGCCCGCCGGTGCCGTGGCCCGCGGGACCACCATGACCACCGTGACCGGCGTGACTCCCGTGACCGCCGTCGGCGGGCCTGCCCTCTATGTGCCGACCGAGGTACATCTCGTCGAAGGCCTCCGGCTCGGCAGCGGCAGCCTGCTCCGTGCCGTGGTTCGGTCGATTCGCGGCACGGGTGGTCGCGGCTGATCCGGTCCGTAAGCCTTTCGCTGCCGCGACGGTGGCCGGTGCAGCGATCACGGCGCCGGTCAGCGCGAGCATGGACACGCGGACCGCTTCGCGGCGGGTGGGACGTTGCACGATCTGCTCCTCTCGTCGGTCCGCCCCGGACCGGTTGGGGCCTGGGACGGAAGACACTTCAGCGCATGACGGGACGAGAAGGTCCCGTGCCGCCACATGGTGGCAGCGGCGCGCGTGGCACGAAGGGGTGCGCAGAGGCGGATCGTCACGAACGAGACAACATTACGTGGAAGGTACACCGTTCAACGGCGAAGATCTTCTCAGTGCACCGGTGCGGGGAAAGGGAGCGGACGGAAATCCGGAACTCGTCCACGGCGGTTTCCGCACATCCTTCCTGTGGGCCGCCCTCGACGGGCAGCCGCACGGGTGCCGGAAACTCGACGGGAATGGACGGGCGCCCGTCGCTTTCCCGGGTACGCGGTCCGGTTGGCCCGCGCGCGGTTCCCGGAGCGAGGCACGCACGGCCGGTACCGGAGTCGGCGGCAGGCGACACCGGCCGTCACGCGCTCGCAGCGGTCCGGACCGATATGCGTTTCGCGCCGTGGGGACAGCGGACTACCGTGGCGCGGTGACGACTCGGATGATCATTCTCAACGGTGGTTCCAGCTCGGGGAAGTCCGGGATCGTACGGTGCCTGCAAGCCGTACTGCCGGATCCTTGGCTGGCGTTCGGGTGCGACTCGTTCGTCGACGCCCTGCCCGCGAAGTTGCAGACCTCGGACGGCGGGATCGTGTTCGCCGCCGATGGCGGGGTGAGCGTCGGGGCGGAGTTCCGGGCCCTTGAGGCGGCCTGGACGGAGGGGATCGCGGCGATGGCTCGCGCAGGCGCCAGGGTCGTCGTCGATGACGTCTTCCTCGGCGGAGCGGCGTCCCAGCAGCGGTGGCAGAAGGCCCTGGGCGGGCTGGCCGTGTTGTGGGTCGGCGTCCGGTGTGAGAGTGCGGTCGCCGCAGACCGTGAGGTCGCACGAGGAGATCGCGTTCAGGGGATGGCCGCGTCCCAGGCGGATGTCGTCCACGACGGGGTGTTCTACGACCTGGAGGTGGACACGACGCGGACCGAGTCCATGGTGTGCGCGCGGACCATCGCCGCCCACGTCTGCTGATCGCCGTGCCGATTCCCGGGTGCCCGGCGGGCGACGCGGCCCTCACCCGTGGGCCGTCAGGGCGTGGGGATGCCGCCCTGCCGTGCCGGTCGGCCGAAACGGACCGGTACGCCCGGGGAGTACAGCACGCTGACCGGCGCTCCGGTGGCCGCCGGAAGTCCGGCCACGCGCACCAGGTCCTCGTCGCACCCCAGCAGGTCCGCGCGGTGGAGGGCCCAGCGCGGATGGGTGTTGGGCAAGTACAGCGACCGGTCGAAGAACGTGCTGTGCATGACCCAGCGCGCCGTCAGGAAGTGCTCCAGTTCCGTCGGTTCCTCGATGCGCTCCCCCACGCGTATCACGATCCGGCTGTGCGCCCCGCGGGGCCCCGGCCGGCGCCGGGTGCTGGTGTAGGTGAGGGTGTCGCCGTCGTGCTCGACGGACATCCGGGACCAGAAGTACGGCAGGCGGAAGACGGCGCGCGCGACCATGACCGGGATCAGACGGGAAGCGTCCAGCGACCGGAAGACCACACCGCGGCGGCCGTGAGCGTCGACGGAGTACAGCCGGACGTTGGTCTCGGGAAACGTGCCCAGATAGGGGACACCGGGGAGGCGGAACCAGCCCACCCGGTGCATACGGAAGGCCACCAGCCCGACGTAGGTGACGCCGTCCAGGGTGTCGGGGAACGTTCCCGCAGGCAGGAGCCCGGCCACGTCGGCGGGGTCCGCCGCCCAGTGCAGGAAGGCGAGGTCGAGCCACGACTGCG
It contains:
- a CDS encoding AMIN-like domain-containing (lipo)protein, which codes for MRRSWALVAALLLAGAGLAASAGQAAAAPHSTAATAPADACSTAWGSGVKSAAHGNAEPLTDIRVGQHTCFDRMVFDVSGAKGPLGHHVGYVDAFHQDGSGDPIPVGGGAILQIFVSAPSYDPETMRQVYAGRAGKPLPGVDLSGFRTFKDTKFGASFEGQTQVGLGVRARLPFRVLQTDGKLIVDVAHKW
- the melC2 gene encoding tyrosinase MelC2 — translated: MADRRNQADLSATERRNFVDAVLELKRQGRYDEFITTHNAFILSDTDTGERTGHRSPSFLPWHRRFLLQFEQALQSVSPTVTLPYWDWTVDRTPRSSLWADNFLGGDGRTGDGRVTTGPFAFAGGNWPMNIRVDGRTFLRRALGVGVRELPTRAEVDAVLADPTYDVAPWNSRSGGFRNSVEGWQGPNLHNRVHVWVGGQMTTGASPNDPVFWLHHCFIDKLWADWQRLHPASAYAPVSSTRNVVALRDTMKPWNDVTPQDMLDHTRFYTYR
- the melC1 gene encoding apotyrosinase chaperone MelC1 — encoded protein: MQRPTRREAVRVSMLALTGAVIAAPATVAAAKGLRTGSAATTRAANRPNHGTEQAAAAEPEAFDEMYLGRHIEGRPADGGHGSHAGHGGHGGPAGHGTGGRPAGEPGDPVAFVVRVDDDDLHVMQNADGTWISVVNHYEKYRTPRDAARAAVRELHGASLVPVTV
- the cpt gene encoding chloramphenicol phosphotransferase CPT, yielding MIILNGGSSSGKSGIVRCLQAVLPDPWLAFGCDSFVDALPAKLQTSDGGIVFAADGGVSVGAEFRALEAAWTEGIAAMARAGARVVVDDVFLGGAASQQRWQKALGGLAVLWVGVRCESAVAADREVARGDRVQGMAASQADVVHDGVFYDLEVDTTRTESMVCARTIAAHVC
- a CDS encoding YqjF family protein, with the protein product MTPLRRTPDDITPDPPGDTARPLLTQSWLDLAFLHWAADPADVAGLLPAGTFPDTLDGVTYVGLVAFRMHRVGWFRLPGVPYLGTFPETNVRLYSVDAHGRRGVVFRSLDASRLIPVMVARAVFRLPYFWSRMSVEHDGDTLTYTSTRRRPGPRGAHSRIVIRVGERIEEPTELEHFLTARWVMHSTFFDRSLYLPNTHPRWALHRADLLGCDEDLVRVAGLPAATGAPVSVLYSPGVPVRFGRPARQGGIPTP